One window of the Granulicella arctica genome contains the following:
- a CDS encoding metallophosphoesterase family protein, which produces MSTLASKRPFQPNSPDAAGVVSWIHLGDLHMTKAGEQNHLDLAEIVNEVNRDFADSVSFVFLPGDVADDGSRTAYAVVRGELDRLAVPWCAIIGDHDVHQKSFANFKEAMSEETHYAFTVGDTRFLAMNAFDVPEPPSFTVSKEQLNWVEDELVLATKKEQAKVLLLHCYPSDLKIGGREVSRLVRDYDVRLVDMGHTHYNEIANDGRTLYSATRSTGQIEEGPVGFSVTNLDGNIVSWRFVELGKLPITIITSPSDERLLTESSEVPQQIMKVRAKFWSEAEALEATADLGGQTQAMTRVGDSHVWEADLPTPSEGTHPLKVSFKDAHGKVASDEIRLAVGQRTERKSQECDQDNALEAWPEHGLLGTQLGPNKNGQKW; this is translated from the coding sequence ATGAGCACTCTCGCATCGAAACGTCCATTCCAACCAAACTCGCCCGACGCTGCCGGTGTAGTTAGCTGGATTCACCTTGGCGATCTTCACATGACCAAGGCCGGCGAGCAGAACCACCTCGACCTGGCGGAGATCGTGAATGAGGTCAATCGAGACTTCGCTGATTCTGTGAGCTTCGTCTTCTTGCCCGGAGACGTAGCCGACGACGGTAGCCGCACCGCCTACGCAGTCGTCCGTGGCGAACTGGACCGTCTCGCAGTACCCTGGTGCGCCATCATCGGCGATCATGATGTTCATCAAAAGAGCTTCGCAAACTTCAAGGAAGCGATGTCGGAAGAAACTCACTATGCCTTCACGGTGGGAGACACACGATTTCTGGCAATGAACGCCTTCGACGTGCCTGAGCCTCCCTCGTTCACTGTGTCGAAGGAACAACTGAATTGGGTGGAAGATGAGTTGGTACTGGCGACGAAGAAGGAGCAGGCTAAGGTCCTCCTGTTGCACTGCTACCCGAGTGATCTTAAAATCGGTGGACGCGAGGTAAGCCGTCTCGTCCGCGACTATGATGTTCGCTTGGTCGATATGGGCCACACCCACTACAACGAGATAGCCAACGATGGCCGGACACTCTACTCTGCCACGCGCTCTACGGGACAAATTGAAGAGGGGCCAGTCGGCTTTTCAGTCACCAATCTTGACGGCAACATCGTAAGCTGGCGATTCGTAGAGTTGGGCAAACTGCCCATCACCATCATCACCTCGCCGAGTGACGAACGGCTTCTGACAGAGTCCAGTGAGGTCCCGCAACAAATCATGAAAGTTCGAGCGAAGTTCTGGAGCGAAGCGGAGGCACTGGAGGCGACCGCCGATCTGGGCGGCCAGACGCAGGCAATGACGCGCGTAGGCGACAGCCATGTTTGGGAGGCGGACTTGCCGACTCCGAGTGAAGGAACTCATCCTTTGAAGGTGTCGTTCAAGGATGCGCACGGAAAAGTGGCGAGCGACGAGATTCGGCTCGCCGTCGGTCAGCGCACGGAACGGAAGTCCCAGGAGTGCGATCAGGACAATGCACTTGAGGCGTGGCCTGAGCATGGTCTTCTCGGAACTCAACTCGGACCCAATAAGAACGGGCAGAAGTGGTGA